One window of Mesorhizobium loti R88b genomic DNA carries:
- a CDS encoding LysR family transcriptional regulator translates to MTDLLNLNRLVYFTTVMETGSFTSAADRLGVAKAVVSHQVGRLEEELGATLLQRTTRRVTPTDEGRHFYDRAMIILREAEAAYGEISHAAVEPTGMLRLTAPLDYGTKMVAPVMAAYLKAYPQMRVEAIFDDAVSNLVDEQIDLGIRVGWLADSSNQARRLGTIEQVVVASPAFAATLPPDVTPHQARSLAWVGNTQLRGVGQWLFSRNGEMVLTELNPVIMCDKSPASMACVLAGIGLGIFPDYSVSDDIAEGRLLPVFAGWTLPTGGIHAVFPPARFRPAKVRAFVDLMAAAEKRRSRAAAIV, encoded by the coding sequence TTGACCGACCTTCTGAACCTCAACCGGCTCGTCTACTTCACCACGGTGATGGAAACCGGCTCGTTCACATCTGCCGCGGACCGGCTTGGCGTCGCCAAGGCCGTCGTCAGCCATCAGGTCGGCAGGCTCGAGGAGGAACTGGGCGCAACGCTGCTGCAGCGCACGACACGGCGTGTCACGCCGACGGACGAGGGTCGCCACTTCTATGACCGTGCGATGATCATTTTGCGCGAGGCGGAAGCGGCCTATGGGGAAATCTCTCACGCGGCCGTCGAACCGACTGGAATGCTGAGGCTGACCGCACCGCTCGACTACGGCACCAAGATGGTGGCACCGGTCATGGCGGCATATCTGAAGGCCTATCCTCAGATGCGTGTCGAAGCAATCTTCGATGACGCGGTGAGCAATCTGGTCGACGAACAGATCGATCTCGGCATCCGCGTCGGCTGGCTTGCCGATTCTTCCAACCAGGCGCGGCGCCTGGGCACGATAGAGCAGGTCGTGGTGGCGAGCCCGGCCTTCGCAGCGACCTTGCCACCCGACGTGACCCCGCACCAGGCGAGATCGCTGGCCTGGGTTGGCAACACCCAGCTGCGTGGCGTCGGCCAATGGCTGTTTTCCAGAAATGGCGAGATGGTGCTGACCGAGCTCAACCCGGTCATCATGTGTGACAAGAGCCCGGCTTCCATGGCCTGCGTGCTCGCCGGCATCGGGCTCGGCATCTTCCCCGACTACAGCGTCAGCGACGATATCGCCGAAGGACGGCTGCTGCCGGTGTTCGCCGGCTGGACCTTGCCGACCGGCGGCATCCACGCGGTCTTTCCACCGGCCCGGTTCCGGCCCGCCAAGGTGCGCGCCTTTGTCGACCTGATGGCGGCTGCCGAGAAAAGACGATCACGCGCCGCCGCCATTGTGTGA
- a CDS encoding DsbA family protein, whose protein sequence is MSNAEVTYFFDPLCGWCYGATPMLDRLSASGVRVELLPTGLFSGAGARPMDEGFAAHAWANDQRIERLTAQKFTQAYQRNVLGIRGTLLDSQAATLGISAAGLEDPSRRLAALKAIQRARYVDGRDIVTVEGVAAVLVAAGLADVAAMLKEPTETLLTAHRELVGRGRALFQRLHANGVPSLAVIRNETPRLIGSNALFGSFDNLVAHIAAA, encoded by the coding sequence ATGAGCAATGCAGAAGTGACCTATTTTTTCGATCCGCTTTGCGGTTGGTGCTACGGCGCCACCCCGATGCTAGACAGGCTGTCGGCCAGCGGCGTGCGCGTTGAGCTGCTGCCGACCGGCCTGTTCTCCGGCGCCGGTGCGCGGCCGATGGATGAAGGCTTTGCCGCCCACGCCTGGGCGAATGACCAGCGGATCGAACGTCTGACCGCACAGAAGTTCACGCAGGCCTATCAGCGCAATGTCCTCGGCATCCGCGGCACCTTGCTGGATTCGCAAGCCGCGACCCTCGGCATCAGCGCCGCCGGCCTGGAGGACCCCAGCCGCCGGCTGGCCGCGCTGAAGGCGATCCAGCGGGCGCGCTATGTCGACGGCCGCGATATCGTGACCGTCGAAGGTGTGGCTGCCGTGCTCGTCGCCGCCGGCTTGGCGGATGTCGCCGCAATGTTGAAGGAGCCGACCGAGACATTGCTGACCGCTCACCGTGAGCTGGTTGGCCGAGGTCGCGCGCTGTTTCAGCGCCTGCATGCCAACGGTGTGCCTTCGCTCGCGGTCATTCGCAACGAAACGCCCCGGCTGATCGGTTCGAACGCGCTGTTCGGCAGCTTCGACAATCTTGTCGCCCATATCGCGGCGGCGTGA
- a CDS encoding NAD(P)-dependent oxidoreductase, with the protein MAKVALIGASGAVGSRLLKELSDRGHSVTGIARSPEKIAALPGVTARKGDVFDKQALTDLIRGHDVVISSVHFLDSDTDTLIAAVRASGVKRYLVVGGAGSLEVAPGKRLVDTPEFPSIYKAEAQKGADFLDTLKTVGDLDWTFLSPSAMFIPGERTGKYRLGKDTLLASDKGSSISFEDYAIVMVDEIEKPAHVRQRFTVGY; encoded by the coding sequence ATGGCAAAAGTTGCTCTCATCGGCGCATCGGGCGCGGTCGGTTCGCGCCTGCTCAAGGAACTTTCCGATCGTGGCCACTCGGTCACCGGTATCGCGCGCAGCCCGGAAAAGATCGCGGCGCTGCCCGGCGTCACCGCCAGGAAGGGTGATGTCTTCGACAAGCAGGCCCTTACCGATCTGATCCGCGGCCATGATGTGGTGATCAGCTCGGTGCATTTTCTCGACAGCGACACCGACACGCTGATCGCCGCCGTGCGCGCTTCCGGTGTGAAGCGTTATCTCGTTGTCGGTGGCGCCGGCAGTCTTGAAGTCGCGCCCGGCAAGCGTTTGGTCGACACCCCCGAATTCCCTTCTATCTACAAGGCCGAGGCGCAGAAGGGCGCCGACTTCCTCGACACATTGAAGACCGTCGGCGACCTCGACTGGACCTTCCTGTCGCCGTCGGCCATGTTCATTCCGGGCGAGCGCACCGGCAAATACCGCCTCGGCAAGGACACGCTTCTCGCTTCGGACAAGGGCAGCAGCATTTCCTTCGAGGACTATGCCATCGTCATGGTCGACGAGATCGAGAAGCCTGCCCATGTCAGGCAGCGCTTCACTGTCGGCTATTGA
- a CDS encoding DeoR/GlpR family DNA-binding transcription regulator, producing MEHSRLSKKERHALILSEVRRSASIRISRLALRLGVAGETIRRDLIELGDAGLLNRTYGGATISLVTSEPVIAERSQTMIEERARIGRGAAGLVEKGQIVMIDGGSTTYEVARSLSQLKRELTIITNSIGVASVTGANPTFRVILCPGTYDSREASVFGEDTVEFVRRYNADIAIIGASSLSVDGPSDMISGAAAVKRAMIARALSTALVVTNDKFGRNSLERVCALGELSDIVTDREPQPALRAVIETAGTELHIVSDG from the coding sequence ATGGAGCACAGCCGGCTATCGAAGAAGGAGCGGCATGCGCTTATCCTGTCGGAAGTGCGCCGCTCGGCCTCGATCCGTATCTCCAGGCTCGCTTTGCGCCTGGGTGTTGCCGGCGAAACTATCCGCCGCGACCTGATCGAGCTTGGCGATGCGGGACTGCTTAACAGAACCTATGGCGGCGCGACGATCTCGCTGGTGACCTCCGAGCCGGTGATCGCCGAGCGCAGCCAGACCATGATCGAGGAGCGTGCCCGGATCGGGCGTGGTGCGGCGGGACTGGTCGAGAAAGGCCAGATCGTGATGATCGATGGCGGCTCGACGACTTACGAGGTGGCGCGCAGTCTCTCGCAGTTGAAGCGCGAGCTGACCATCATCACCAATTCCATCGGCGTGGCCTCGGTGACTGGGGCCAATCCGACCTTCCGGGTTATCCTGTGCCCCGGCACCTATGACAGCCGCGAAGCCAGCGTGTTCGGCGAGGATACGGTGGAATTCGTCCGGCGCTACAATGCCGACATTGCTATCATCGGCGCCTCGAGCCTGTCGGTGGACGGGCCTAGCGACATGATCTCGGGAGCGGCGGCGGTCAAGCGAGCGATGATTGCGCGCGCGCTGTCGACAGCGCTGGTGGTGACCAATGACAAGTTCGGCCGCAACAGCCTCGAACGCGTCTGCGCGCTCGGCGAGCTGTCCGACATCGTCACCGATCGAGAGCCGCAACCGGCGCTCCGCGCTGTCATTGAGACGGCTGGGACGGAACTTCACATAGTCAGCGACGGCTGA
- a CDS encoding ABC transporter ATP-binding protein encodes MTRPFLSIRAVRKTFGAFVAVHDVTIDVPKGEFLTFLGPSGSGKSTTLYAIAGFQDPSSGDVLLEDRSLLSVPSHKRNIGMVFQRYTLFPHLSVAENVAFPLRVRRRPDGEIKRKVADMLALVRLENFADRHPGALSGGQQQRVALARALAYDPPILLMDEPLSALDKKLRQEIQAEIRRIHRETGVTILYVTHDQEEALHLSDRIALFREGRIEQIGTGEDLYLRPASEFVAGFIGNSNFLPAEHLQTAGGASTIRLADGSIVTGVKTTTSFGQGQKVRLMVRPEAFRLTPGPASAALAVEIVDTAFFGDRRRVVARTAGGDEIDVRPTSDAEEADSTAPSSQSIFFDPASAFLFPA; translated from the coding sequence ATGACCCGGCCATTCCTGTCCATACGCGCGGTAAGAAAGACGTTTGGCGCCTTCGTCGCCGTCCACGACGTCACCATCGATGTGCCCAAGGGTGAGTTCCTGACGTTCCTCGGCCCATCGGGTTCCGGCAAGTCGACCACGCTCTACGCCATCGCCGGTTTCCAGGATCCGAGCTCGGGCGATGTGCTCCTGGAGGACAGGTCGCTGCTTTCGGTGCCATCGCACAAACGCAACATCGGCATGGTTTTCCAGCGCTACACGCTGTTTCCGCATCTGAGCGTCGCCGAGAATGTCGCCTTTCCGCTGCGCGTGCGCCGCCGGCCGGATGGCGAGATCAAGCGCAAGGTCGCCGACATGCTGGCGCTGGTGCGCCTCGAAAACTTCGCCGACCGCCATCCGGGCGCGCTGTCGGGCGGCCAGCAGCAGCGCGTGGCACTTGCCCGCGCGCTCGCCTACGATCCGCCGATCCTGTTGATGGACGAACCGCTGTCGGCGCTCGACAAGAAGCTGCGGCAGGAGATCCAGGCTGAGATCCGCCGCATCCACCGCGAAACGGGCGTCACCATCCTCTATGTCACGCACGACCAGGAGGAGGCGTTGCATCTTTCGGATCGCATCGCCCTGTTCAGGGAAGGCCGCATCGAACAGATCGGCACCGGCGAGGATCTTTATCTCAGGCCAGCGAGCGAGTTTGTCGCCGGCTTCATCGGCAACTCGAATTTCCTGCCGGCCGAGCATTTGCAAACCGCGGGCGGCGCATCGACGATCCGCCTGGCCGACGGCTCGATCGTGACCGGCGTCAAGACGACAACGTCCTTCGGCCAAGGCCAGAAGGTCCGGCTGATGGTGCGGCCGGAAGCCTTCCGCCTGACGCCCGGACCGGCGAGCGCGGCACTCGCCGTCGAGATCGTCGATACCGCCTTCTTCGGCGACCGCCGGCGCGTCGTGGCGCGCACGGCCGGTGGCGACGAGATCGATGTCAGGCCTACTTCGGACGCAGAAGAAGCAGACAGCACCGCCCCGTCAAGTCAGAGCATCTTTTTCGATCCCGCTTCGGCGTTCCTGTTCCCGGCCTGA
- a CDS encoding ABC transporter permease, whose amino-acid sequence MLLDYDRLGWLRVALVGFTAAVAAFLLLPVVFIVLLSFGSSRWLAFPPPGWTLKWYQQLLADPTWIDAALTSARIAAMAAILAVVIGLFASFSLVRGEFRGRQVLRGLLLTPMVLPVVVFAIAIYAFFLRIGLAGTTVGFVIAHTILALPFAIIPITAALEGFDKSIEDAAIICGASPLQARLRITLPSIRIGIFSAAIFSFLASWDEVVVAIFMASPTLQTLPVKIWGSLRADLSPVVAAASSLLVGLTLCLMIVTTLLRRKLSR is encoded by the coding sequence ATGCTGCTCGACTATGACCGGCTCGGATGGCTGCGCGTGGCACTTGTCGGCTTCACGGCGGCAGTCGCTGCTTTCCTGTTGCTGCCGGTGGTCTTCATCGTGCTCCTGTCGTTCGGCTCGTCGCGCTGGCTCGCCTTCCCGCCCCCCGGCTGGACGCTGAAATGGTACCAGCAGTTGCTGGCCGATCCGACCTGGATCGATGCCGCGCTGACGAGTGCCCGGATTGCCGCCATGGCCGCCATCCTCGCCGTCGTCATCGGCCTGTTCGCCTCCTTCAGCCTGGTCAGGGGTGAGTTTCGCGGACGCCAGGTCCTGCGCGGCTTGCTGTTGACGCCGATGGTGCTGCCGGTCGTCGTTTTCGCCATCGCCATCTATGCCTTCTTCCTGCGCATCGGCCTCGCCGGCACCACCGTCGGCTTCGTCATCGCCCACACCATCCTGGCGCTGCCTTTCGCCATCATCCCGATCACCGCGGCGCTCGAGGGTTTCGACAAATCCATCGAGGACGCGGCCATAATCTGCGGCGCCAGCCCGCTGCAGGCCCGGCTGAGGATCACCTTGCCGTCGATCAGGATCGGCATCTTCTCCGCGGCGATCTTCTCTTTCCTGGCCTCCTGGGACGAGGTCGTGGTGGCGATCTTCATGGCGAGCCCGACCTTGCAAACCTTGCCGGTGAAGATCTGGGGCAGCCTGCGCGCCGACCTCAGCCCGGTCGTCGCCGCCGCCTCCAGCCTGCTTGTCGGCCTGACCTTGTGCCTGATGATCGTGACCACACTCCTTCGCAGGAAATTGTCCAGATGA
- a CDS encoding ABC transporter permease, which yields MQGNSLRRSSVAGLPAGSGSALPALLLVGLFFIVPVVALLLRSVTDPEPGLQNYAALFGSGTYVRVFLNTFLVASVVTAVTILVAFPVAWMLAIMPPALGSIVFGIIILSMWTNLLTRTYAWMVLLQRTGVINRTLMGLGIIHEPLPLINNLAGVTIGMVYIMLPFMILPLVGTLRAIDPMTLRAAALCGASPFEAFRRILLPLSLPGIAAGGLMVFVMSLGYFVTPALLGGTSNMMLAEMIAQTVQSLLNWGLGSAAAFVLLVVTMALYAIQLRLVGAKRAGGGI from the coding sequence ATGCAGGGAAATTCTCTTAGACGCAGCTCGGTTGCCGGCCTGCCAGCCGGCAGCGGCAGCGCCTTGCCGGCGCTGCTCCTGGTTGGCCTGTTCTTCATCGTGCCGGTGGTTGCCCTGCTGCTGCGCAGCGTCACCGATCCCGAACCCGGCCTGCAGAACTACGCGGCGCTGTTCGGCAGCGGCACCTATGTGCGGGTGTTCCTCAACACCTTCCTGGTCGCATCGGTCGTCACCGCCGTCACCATCCTGGTGGCGTTCCCCGTCGCCTGGATGCTGGCGATCATGCCGCCGGCCCTGGGCTCGATCGTCTTCGGCATCATCATCCTGTCGATGTGGACCAATCTTCTCACGCGCACCTATGCGTGGATGGTGCTGCTGCAGCGCACCGGGGTGATTAACAGGACGCTCATGGGCCTGGGCATCATCCACGAGCCGCTGCCGCTCATCAACAATCTGGCCGGAGTCACCATCGGCATGGTCTACATCATGCTGCCCTTCATGATCCTGCCGCTGGTCGGTACGCTGCGGGCCATTGATCCGATGACGCTGCGCGCGGCCGCCCTTTGCGGCGCAAGCCCGTTCGAGGCCTTCCGCCGCATCCTTTTGCCGCTGTCGCTTCCCGGCATCGCCGCCGGAGGGCTGATGGTCTTCGTCATGTCGCTTGGCTATTTCGTCACGCCTGCCCTGCTTGGCGGCACATCGAACATGATGCTGGCCGAGATGATCGCCCAGACGGTGCAGTCGCTGCTCAACTGGGGGCTCGGAAGTGCAGCAGCCTTCGTCCTGCTTGTCGTCACCATGGCGCTCTACGCGATCCAGCTTCGCCTGGTCGGCGCTAAGCGCGCCGGCGGAGGGATCTGA
- a CDS encoding ABC transporter substrate-binding protein: protein MKLILTGLLAGLLTATAAKADEMAFTSWGGTTQEAQTKSWAAPFEASSGIKVLQDGPTDYGKLKAMVDAGNVTWDVVDVEMDFAIKAAKDGLLEPIDYAVVPKADLDPRFSNEHAVGSFYYSFVLAWNKGTVTGEPTGWADMFDTKKFPGKRTFYKWSAPGVIEIALLADGVPADKLYPLDLDRAFKKLDTIKSDIVWWGGGAESQQLIASGEAAFGQLWNGRVFALQQDGTDVGVAWNQNLTAADVLVVPKGAKNKDSAMKFLAAATSPTGQAKFAEASGYAPINTKAKAEMPADAVKALPDAHVDGQINLDMNYWAKHRDEIATRWYAWQTK, encoded by the coding sequence ATGAAACTGATTTTGACCGGCCTGCTGGCCGGGCTGCTCACGGCAACCGCCGCCAAGGCCGACGAGATGGCGTTCACCAGTTGGGGCGGCACCACGCAGGAAGCGCAGACCAAATCCTGGGCAGCACCCTTTGAAGCCAGCTCCGGCATCAAGGTGCTGCAGGACGGACCAACCGACTATGGCAAGCTCAAGGCCATGGTCGACGCCGGCAATGTCACCTGGGATGTCGTCGACGTGGAAATGGACTTTGCCATCAAGGCCGCCAAGGACGGGCTGTTGGAACCGATCGACTATGCAGTCGTGCCCAAGGCCGATCTCGACCCGCGCTTCAGCAATGAGCATGCCGTCGGCAGCTTCTACTATTCCTTCGTGCTCGCCTGGAACAAGGGCACCGTCACGGGCGAACCGACCGGCTGGGCCGACATGTTCGACACCAAGAAGTTTCCCGGCAAGCGGACCTTCTACAAATGGTCGGCGCCGGGCGTCATCGAGATCGCTTTGCTGGCCGACGGCGTTCCGGCGGACAAGCTCTATCCGCTTGATCTCGACCGTGCCTTCAAGAAGCTCGACACCATCAAGTCCGATATCGTCTGGTGGGGCGGCGGTGCCGAGTCGCAGCAGCTGATTGCTTCCGGCGAGGCCGCCTTCGGCCAGCTGTGGAACGGGCGTGTCTTCGCCCTCCAGCAGGATGGCACCGATGTCGGTGTCGCCTGGAACCAGAACCTCACCGCAGCCGACGTGCTCGTCGTGCCGAAGGGCGCCAAGAACAAGGACAGCGCGATGAAGTTCCTCGCTGCCGCCACCAGCCCGACCGGCCAGGCGAAATTCGCCGAGGCAAGCGGCTATGCGCCCATCAACACCAAGGCCAAGGCGGAAATGCCCGCCGATGCCGTCAAGGCCCTGCCTGATGCCCATGTCGACGGCCAGATCAACCTCGACATGAACTACTGGGCCAAGCATCGCGACGAGATAGCCACGCGCTGGTATGCCTGGCAGACCAAGTAA
- a CDS encoding aldehyde dehydrogenase, with protein sequence MTDALFRNFIDGRFDEPSATFDSVDPSTGAAWARMPAASEADVDRAVEAAHRALRSDPWRRMTATARGKLLVKLGDLVAANAARLAELETRDTGKIIRETRAQIAYVGDYYRYYGGLADKHEGAHVPVDKPDLDVTIRREPIGVVAAVVPWNSQLFLSAVKLGPALAAGCTIVLKASEDGPAPLLVFAELVHEAGFPPGVVNILTGFGHDCGRRLTSHPLVSRVAFTGGPSTARAIVRNTAENLAYTTLELGGKSPVVVFADADLGSAANAVVAGIFAATGQSCVAGSRLLVERSVKDEFLARLKRKAEVIRIGDPQDPATEMGPLATLRQRDWIEKVVAESLAKGGMLITGGTRPAGSGFYYAPTIIDAGGSDLPCVREELFGPVLSVLAFDTEAQALTLANDTPFGLASGVFTSNLARAHRMARDIHAGVVWVNTYRAVSPLVPFGGYGLSGLGREGGLDAIRDYTRSKSVWINTSDEPIPDPFVMR encoded by the coding sequence ATGACCGACGCCCTCTTCAGGAACTTCATCGACGGCCGCTTCGACGAGCCGTCCGCCACGTTCGACAGTGTCGACCCGTCGACCGGCGCGGCATGGGCCAGGATGCCGGCGGCGAGCGAAGCCGATGTCGACCGCGCCGTCGAGGCGGCGCACCGTGCACTGCGCTCAGACCCATGGCGAAGGATGACTGCGACAGCGCGTGGCAAGCTGCTGGTCAAGCTCGGCGACCTCGTCGCTGCCAATGCCGCACGCCTGGCCGAGCTCGAGACACGCGACACCGGCAAGATCATCCGCGAGACCCGCGCCCAGATCGCCTATGTCGGTGACTACTATCGCTATTATGGCGGGCTGGCCGACAAGCATGAGGGCGCTCATGTGCCTGTTGACAAGCCCGATCTCGACGTCACCATCCGCCGCGAGCCAATCGGCGTCGTTGCTGCGGTGGTGCCGTGGAATTCGCAGCTCTTCCTCTCGGCCGTCAAGCTCGGTCCGGCGCTTGCCGCCGGCTGCACCATCGTGCTCAAGGCTTCCGAGGATGGCCCGGCGCCGTTGCTCGTCTTTGCCGAACTGGTTCACGAGGCCGGCTTCCCCCCAGGCGTCGTCAACATCCTCACCGGCTTTGGCCATGATTGCGGCCGGCGCCTGACCAGCCATCCGCTGGTTTCGCGCGTCGCCTTCACCGGCGGTCCGTCGACGGCGCGCGCCATCGTCAGGAACACAGCAGAGAACCTCGCCTACACCACGCTCGAACTCGGCGGCAAAAGCCCGGTCGTCGTCTTCGCCGACGCCGATCTCGGCAGCGCTGCCAATGCCGTCGTTGCCGGCATTTTCGCCGCGACCGGCCAGAGCTGCGTCGCCGGCTCGCGGCTGCTGGTCGAGCGTTCGGTGAAGGATGAATTCCTCGCCCGGCTGAAGCGCAAGGCCGAGGTGATCCGCATCGGCGATCCGCAGGATCCGGCGACCGAAATGGGGCCGCTCGCCACGCTGCGCCAACGCGACTGGATCGAGAAGGTTGTCGCGGAAAGCCTCGCCAAAGGCGGCATGCTCATCACTGGCGGAACACGGCCAGCCGGCAGCGGCTTCTATTACGCACCGACCATCATCGATGCCGGCGGCAGCGACCTGCCCTGCGTGCGCGAGGAATTGTTCGGGCCGGTGCTCAGCGTGCTTGCTTTCGACACCGAAGCGCAGGCGCTGACACTCGCCAACGACACGCCCTTCGGCCTGGCTTCCGGCGTGTTCACCAGCAATCTCGCTAGGGCGCACCGCATGGCGCGCGACATCCATGCCGGCGTCGTCTGGGTCAACACCTATCGCGCCGTATCGCCGCTCGTTCCCTTCGGCGGCTACGGCCTGTCAGGCCTTGGCCGCGAAGGCGGGCTCGACGCCATCAGAGACTACACACGCTCGAAATCCGTCTGGATCAACACCTCGGACGAGCCGATCCCCGATCCCTTCGTCATGCGCTGA
- a CDS encoding LLM class flavin-dependent oxidoreductase: protein MKFSLFVHMERSDLTKPHSELVTELEELVLMAEQAGFETAWIGEHHGMEFTISPNPFINIAYLAAKTSRIRLGTGTVIAPFWHPIKLAGEAAMADVISGGRLDIGIARGAYSYEYQRLFPGLDAWGAGQRLREIIPAIRGLWDGDFELSGEFWQFPATTSSPKPLQKPYPPIWVAARDPNSHDFAVANGCKVQVTPLASGDDEVTSLMQRFNAACAAHPEIERPEIMLLMHTFVAEDAADADRLTQDLSTFYCQFGAWFQNKKPVHQGILEPLTADEIAAMPQYAPDKIRQNLVIGEADEVIARLKTYEALGYDQYSIWIDSGLSHERKMKSLQLFIDRVMPAFL from the coding sequence ATGAAATTCTCGCTCTTCGTGCACATGGAACGCTCGGACTTGACAAAGCCGCATTCCGAGCTTGTGACCGAGCTCGAGGAGCTGGTCCTGATGGCCGAACAGGCAGGCTTCGAGACCGCCTGGATCGGCGAGCATCACGGCATGGAATTCACCATCTCGCCCAATCCCTTCATCAACATCGCCTATCTCGCCGCCAAGACCAGCCGTATCCGCCTCGGCACCGGAACCGTGATTGCGCCCTTCTGGCATCCGATCAAGCTTGCCGGCGAAGCGGCGATGGCCGACGTCATCAGTGGCGGGCGGCTCGACATCGGCATTGCGCGCGGCGCCTACAGCTATGAATATCAGCGCCTCTTTCCAGGCCTCGACGCCTGGGGGGCCGGCCAGCGCTTGCGCGAGATCATACCGGCGATCCGCGGCCTCTGGGACGGCGACTTCGAACTCTCCGGCGAGTTCTGGCAATTCCCCGCCACGACCTCCTCGCCCAAGCCGCTGCAGAAACCCTACCCGCCGATCTGGGTGGCGGCCCGCGACCCGAACTCGCACGATTTCGCCGTCGCCAATGGCTGCAAGGTCCAGGTGACGCCGCTGGCTTCCGGCGATGACGAGGTGACGAGCCTGATGCAGCGCTTCAACGCCGCCTGCGCCGCGCATCCAGAGATCGAACGACCGGAAATCATGCTTTTGATGCACACCTTCGTCGCCGAGGACGCGGCCGACGCCGATCGCCTGACGCAGGACCTGTCGACTTTCTATTGCCAGTTCGGCGCCTGGTTCCAGAACAAGAAACCAGTGCATCAAGGCATATTGGAGCCGCTGACGGCGGACGAGATCGCGGCCATGCCGCAATACGCGCCCGACAAGATCAGGCAGAACCTGGTGATCGGTGAGGCCGACGAGGTCATCGCCCGGCTGAAGACCTATGAGGCACTCGGCTACGACCAGTACTCGATCTGGATCGACAGCGGCCTTTCGCACGAGCGCAAAATGAAATCGCTGCAACTGTTCATCGACCGGGTGATGCCGGCCTTCCTCTGA